From the genome of Alphaproteobacteria bacterium, one region includes:
- a CDS encoding TauD/TfdA family dioxygenase, with the protein MDIIPSGKALGAEVRGIDLSQPWTAERTAAVRQAWSEHLVLLFRGQSLGDEHLLAMAEAFGGQQSTGSRAYWLQAGYGTESGRVSALPGISIISNLDETGKPVFKGSGSGSQELLWHTDNSYVDNPPAGSILHALRVPVNGGGHTSFANQYLAYEHLPEATKARIAGLHTRQDASRNTSGGARPTKTLPQTYAEVEGPVHPLVRVHPETGRKALYLGRRYAAPSSHILELPNAEGEALLDELWAAATRPEIGWTQEDWQPGDVLMWDNRCTLHARTQVDPTQARVLHRTLIKGELPIAA; encoded by the coding sequence ATGGATATCATCCCTTCCGGCAAGGCGCTCGGCGCCGAGGTGCGGGGCATCGACCTCTCGCAGCCCTGGACGGCGGAGCGCACCGCGGCGGTGCGCCAGGCCTGGTCGGAGCATCTGGTGCTGCTGTTCCGCGGTCAGAGCCTGGGCGACGAGCATCTGCTCGCCATGGCCGAGGCGTTCGGCGGCCAGCAATCCACCGGCAGCCGTGCCTATTGGCTCCAGGCGGGCTACGGCACCGAGAGCGGGCGGGTTTCGGCCCTGCCCGGCATCTCGATCATCTCCAACCTGGACGAGACGGGAAAGCCGGTGTTCAAGGGCTCCGGCAGCGGCAGCCAGGAACTGCTCTGGCACACCGACAATTCCTATGTCGACAACCCGCCGGCCGGCAGCATCCTGCACGCCTTGCGGGTGCCGGTGAACGGCGGCGGCCACACCTCGTTTGCGAACCAGTATCTGGCCTATGAGCACTTGCCGGAGGCGACCAAGGCGCGGATCGCCGGCCTGCACACCAGGCAGGACGCCAGCCGCAACACCTCCGGCGGCGCCCGGCCGACCAAGACCTTGCCCCAGACCTATGCGGAGGTGGAAGGGCCGGTGCATCCGCTGGTGCGCGTGCATCCGGAGACGGGGCGCAAGGCGCTCTATCTGGGCCGGCGCTATGCGGCGCCGTCCAGCCATATCCTGGAACTGCCGAACGCCGAGGGCGAGGCGCTGCTGGACGAACTCTGGGCCGCCGCCACCCGGCCGGAGATCGGCTGGACCCAGGAGGACTGGCAGCCGGGCGACGTGCTGATGTGGGACAATCGTTGCACCCTGCACGCCCGCACCCAGGTCGACCCGACCCAGGCGCGCGTGCTGCATCGCACGCTGATCAAGGGCGAATTGCCGATTGCGGCATGA
- a CDS encoding TauD/TfdA family dioxygenase has protein sequence MPDRLDGTAIRISPLSDVMAAEVVGLDLRRPVPPAVMARLEEALGRYHILCFRDQSLSKHEQIEATKQFGALDVHVQSNRSSDIPLIHIVTNLDETDTPRQAIAAKGSVHWHSDKSYRRAPSHATFLYALEVPEEGGETEFANMILAFEALPPDRQQELAGLKVVHSWPDSVRRTNNREATDEEKANWPPTAQPLARTHTPSGRKALFLGQHASWLEGREAEGRAPIDELEAWSTQPRFRYAHKWRPGDLLVWDNSCLLHRAAAFDGDRYRRLMHRTVTQGPVPI, from the coding sequence ATGCCGGATCGTCTTGACGGCACCGCCATCCGTATCAGCCCGCTCTCCGACGTGATGGCGGCGGAGGTGGTTGGCCTTGACCTGCGCCGGCCGGTGCCGCCGGCGGTCATGGCCCGCCTGGAGGAGGCGCTGGGGCGCTATCACATTCTCTGTTTCCGCGACCAGTCGCTCAGCAAGCACGAGCAGATCGAGGCGACGAAGCAGTTCGGCGCGCTGGACGTGCACGTGCAGTCGAACCGCTCGTCGGACATTCCCCTGATCCACATCGTCACCAATCTGGACGAGACCGACACGCCCCGCCAGGCCATCGCCGCCAAGGGCAGCGTGCACTGGCATTCCGACAAGTCCTACCGCCGCGCGCCCTCGCACGCGACCTTCCTCTATGCCCTGGAAGTGCCGGAGGAGGGGGGTGAGACCGAGTTCGCCAACATGATCCTGGCCTTCGAGGCGCTGCCGCCGGACCGGCAACAGGAGTTGGCCGGGCTGAAAGTGGTGCATTCCTGGCCCGACTCCGTGCGCCGCACCAACAACCGCGAGGCGACGGACGAGGAAAAGGCCAACTGGCCGCCGACGGCGCAGCCCCTGGCCCGCACCCACACGCCGAGCGGGCGCAAGGCGCTGTTCCTGGGCCAGCATGCCTCCTGGCTCGAAGGCCGCGAGGCCGAGGGGCGGGCGCCCATCGACGAATTGGAGGCGTGGTCGACCCAGCCGCGGTTCCGCTACGCCCACAAATGGCGCCCCGGCGACCTGCTGGTCTGGGACAATTCTTGCCTGTTGCACCGGGCCGCCGCCTTCGACGGCGACCGCTATCGCCGCCTGATGCACCGCACGGTGACCCAGGGGCCGGTGCCCATCTGA
- a CDS encoding transcriptional regulator GcvA, producing the protein MPRDLPTLNSLRAFEAAARHLSFKKAAAELHVTPAAISQQVRTLEEYRGVVLFERLTRALRLTEAGEAALPLLREGFDRLAEACEAMGAVGRGRIITVSVAPSFGAKWLVPRLERFRHAHPDYDIRVDAKDEHANFAGDGVDIALRYGRGDYPKLRSDCLIADVAFPVCSPQLLSAGPPLRRPEDLRHYPLLHVQWKTEEEAAPNWRMWLRAAGVDPDVAERGPRFSSGSMAVDAALRGQGVVLASGALVDDDLQSGRLVRPFPDAIEQETAFCYYLVYPEAKAGDPKVAAFRDWVLGEVAANRRDAG; encoded by the coding sequence ATGCCCCGTGATCTCCCGACCCTGAACAGCCTGCGTGCGTTCGAGGCCGCCGCGCGCCATCTGAGTTTCAAGAAGGCCGCTGCGGAACTGCACGTGACCCCGGCCGCCATCAGCCAACAGGTGCGGACGCTGGAGGAATACCGCGGCGTCGTTCTGTTCGAACGCTTGACCCGCGCGCTGCGGCTGACGGAAGCCGGGGAGGCCGCATTGCCGCTGCTGCGCGAGGGGTTCGACAGGCTCGCCGAGGCGTGCGAGGCCATGGGCGCGGTCGGGCGCGGCCGGATCATCACGGTGAGCGTTGCGCCCTCGTTCGGCGCGAAATGGCTGGTGCCGCGCCTGGAACGGTTCCGCCACGCGCACCCCGACTACGATATCCGGGTCGACGCCAAGGACGAGCACGCGAACTTTGCCGGCGACGGCGTCGACATTGCGCTGCGGTATGGCCGTGGCGATTACCCCAAGCTTCGGTCGGATTGCCTGATCGCCGACGTCGCCTTTCCGGTGTGCAGCCCGCAATTGCTGTCGGCCGGCCCGCCGCTGCGGCGGCCGGAGGACCTGCGCCATTACCCGTTGCTGCACGTGCAATGGAAAACCGAGGAAGAGGCGGCCCCGAACTGGCGCATGTGGCTGCGTGCGGCCGGTGTCGACCCTGACGTCGCCGAGCGAGGGCCGCGCTTCAGCTCCGGCAGCATGGCCGTGGACGCGGCCTTGCGGGGGCAGGGCGTCGTGCTGGCGAGCGGCGCATTGGTCGACGACGACCTGCAATCGGGGCGGCTGGTGCGGCCGTTTCCCGACGCAATCGAGCAGGAGACGGCGTTCTGCTATTATCTGGTCTACCCGGAGGCCAAGGCCGGCGATCCGAAGGTGGCGGCCTTTCGCGATTGGGTTTTGGGAGAGGTGGCGGCAAACCGCAGGGATGCCGGCTGA
- a CDS encoding DUF1127 domain-containing protein, with protein sequence MLGDWLTQALEPMRRAARRRQTLRELGRLDDRALADIGISRADIGRIADITARQAPDEAMTAADLHRRHP encoded by the coding sequence ATGCTTGGCGACTGGCTGACACAGGCGCTGGAGCCGATGCGACGCGCGGCCCGGCGGCGCCAGACTCTCCGGGAACTGGGTCGGCTGGACGACCGCGCGCTGGCGGATATCGGCATTTCCCGAGCCGACATTGGCAGAATCGCGGACATCACGGCGCGCCAGGCACCGGACGAGGCGATGACGGCCGCCGACCTGCATCGGCGTCACCCGTAA
- the tcuA gene encoding FAD-dependent tricarballylate dehydrogenase TcuA, translating into MADISTDVLVVGGGNAAMCAALSAREQGASVIVLERAPKEEAGGNSAFTAGNIRTVFHGVDDIRELCPDLSDDEVAMSDFGTYTEDQFYDDMGRLTEYKTDPDMCELLVTRSLETMKWMRKKGVRFLPIYGKQAFKIDGIFKFWGGLVVSAWGGGPGLVEALTEACGNNDIKIMYGARATELISDDDGVHGAKVRLRDENGKLKTVRVNARSVVLAAGGFQGNPEMRTRYLGPGWDAAKVRGTRFNTGDGITMALAAGARPYGNWSGCHAVGWDYNAPEFGDLDVGDNFQKHSYPWGVMINAEGKRFVDEGADFRNYTYAKYGRVILNQPNQMAWQVFDNKIIPNLRDEYRIRQVTKVRANTLEELAEKLEGVNAEQFLREIKAYNAAVRQDIPYNPNVKDGRCTEGLAINKTNWANTIEEAPFEAYQTTCGITFTFGGVRISTDAQVLDTEELPIPGLYAAGEMAGGLFWFNYPGGTGLMAGAVFGKIAGENAGKAAVANA; encoded by the coding sequence ATGGCAGATATCAGTACGGACGTCTTGGTGGTGGGCGGCGGCAACGCCGCCATGTGCGCGGCGCTGTCCGCCCGTGAGCAGGGCGCGAGCGTGATCGTGCTGGAACGGGCGCCCAAGGAAGAGGCCGGCGGCAATTCCGCCTTCACGGCGGGCAATATCCGCACCGTGTTTCATGGCGTCGACGATATCCGCGAACTGTGCCCGGACCTCTCGGACGACGAGGTGGCGATGTCGGATTTCGGCACCTACACCGAAGACCAGTTCTACGACGATATGGGCCGGCTGACCGAGTACAAGACCGACCCGGACATGTGCGAGTTGCTGGTCACCCGGTCGCTGGAGACCATGAAGTGGATGCGCAAGAAGGGCGTCCGCTTCCTGCCGATCTACGGCAAGCAGGCCTTCAAGATCGACGGCATTTTCAAGTTCTGGGGCGGGCTGGTCGTCTCGGCCTGGGGCGGTGGCCCGGGCCTGGTGGAGGCGCTGACCGAGGCCTGCGGCAACAACGATATCAAGATCATGTACGGCGCCCGCGCGACCGAGCTGATCTCCGATGACGATGGCGTGCACGGCGCCAAGGTCCGTCTGCGCGACGAGAACGGCAAGCTCAAGACCGTCCGCGTCAACGCCCGGTCGGTGGTGCTGGCGGCCGGCGGCTTCCAGGGCAACCCGGAAATGCGCACCCGCTATCTGGGCCCCGGCTGGGACGCGGCGAAGGTGCGCGGCACCCGCTTCAACACCGGCGACGGCATCACCATGGCCCTGGCCGCCGGCGCCCGCCCCTATGGCAACTGGAGCGGCTGCCACGCGGTCGGCTGGGACTACAACGCGCCGGAATTCGGCGACCTGGATGTCGGCGACAATTTCCAGAAGCACTCCTACCCCTGGGGCGTCATGATCAACGCCGAGGGCAAGCGCTTCGTCGACGAGGGCGCGGACTTCCGCAACTACACCTATGCCAAATACGGCCGGGTGATCCTGAACCAGCCGAACCAGATGGCCTGGCAGGTGTTCGACAACAAGATCATCCCGAACCTGCGCGACGAATACCGCATCCGCCAGGTGACCAAGGTCCGCGCCAACACGCTGGAAGAACTGGCGGAGAAGCTGGAAGGCGTGAACGCCGAACAGTTCCTGCGCGAGATCAAGGCCTACAACGCGGCGGTCCGCCAGGACATCCCCTACAACCCGAACGTCAAGGACGGGCGCTGCACCGAAGGGCTGGCGATCAACAAGACGAACTGGGCCAACACCATCGAGGAAGCGCCGTTCGAGGCCTATCAGACCACCTGCGGCATCACCTTCACCTTCGGCGGCGTGCGCATCTCGACCGATGCGCAGGTGCTGGACACCGAGGAATTGCCGATCCCCGGCCTCTACGCCGCGGGCGAGATGGCGGGCGGCCTGTTCTGGTTCAACTATCCGGGCGGCACCGGCCTGATGGCGGGCGCGGTGTTCGGCAAGATCGCCGGCGAGAATGCCGGCAAGGCCGCGGTCGCGAACGCCTAA
- a CDS encoding N-acyl homoserine lactonase family protein — protein sequence MTAAPSPDAIPKYEVYAIRYADQGDAPVSAGSLMLSADHDQMIPGMAYYVYLIRGEGRTIAVDTGYAPVLADRLDSRLFFSGPDGLRRLGADPAGISDLIITHAHYDHVGNLDEFTGATFHIDTEMMPIVDGTDPCHPFFRQGYGKRDCATIRRLKAEGRLVEHRNVSVPWSGIELVHIGGHCRGQMAIRVNTRRGPIVLASDAAHLYQEWEEERPFGVFYDMKAMLDGYRLLSDLSGGRRTEMIAGHDVAVMSLFPAPDKALAGEVVALHADPVG from the coding sequence ATGACCGCCGCCCCATCTCCAGACGCCATCCCCAAATACGAAGTCTATGCCATCCGCTATGCCGACCAGGGCGACGCCCCGGTTTCGGCCGGCAGCCTGATGCTGAGCGCGGATCACGACCAGATGATCCCCGGCATGGCCTATTACGTCTATCTGATCCGGGGCGAGGGCCGCACCATTGCCGTCGATACCGGCTATGCGCCGGTGCTGGCGGACCGGCTCGACTCGCGCCTGTTTTTCTCCGGGCCCGACGGGTTGCGGCGGCTGGGGGCGGATCCGGCCGGGATCAGCGACCTGATCATCACCCACGCCCATTACGACCATGTCGGCAATCTGGACGAATTCACCGGCGCCACCTTCCACATCGACACCGAGATGATGCCCATCGTAGACGGCACCGACCCCTGTCACCCATTCTTCCGCCAGGGCTATGGCAAGCGTGATTGCGCCACCATCCGCCGGCTCAAGGCCGAGGGCCGGCTGGTGGAGCACCGCAATGTCTCGGTGCCGTGGTCGGGCATCGAACTGGTGCATATCGGCGGCCATTGCCGCGGCCAGATGGCCATCCGCGTCAACACCCGCCGCGGCCCGATCGTGCTGGCGAGCGACGCCGCCCATCTCTACCAGGAATGGGAGGAGGAGCGGCCGTTCGGCGTGTTCTACGACATGAAGGCCATGCTGGACGGCTACCGCCTGCTGTCCGATCTTTCGGGTGGCCGGCGCACGGAGATGATTGCCGGCCACGACGTGGCGGTGATGAGCCTGTTTCCGGCGCCGGACAAGGCGTTGGCCGGCGAGGTCGTGGCCCTGCACGCGGACCCGGTGGGGTAG
- a CDS encoding class II aldolase/adducin family protein: MSEADLRRQVVDTVRRMNGLGINQGTSGNASVRWGEGMLITPSGLPYEAMEPEDVVAVRLADGDCTARNGLKPSSEWRFHRDILAARPDLNALVHTHGRAVTTLACLHQDIPAFHYMVAVAGGDTIRCAPYALFGTQALSDHALKALDGRKACLLANHGMIACDASLDKALALAVEVETLADTYWRCLQVTRPAILNSGQMAEVLEKFKTYGRRQT; this comes from the coding sequence ATGAGCGAAGCGGATTTGCGCCGGCAGGTGGTGGACACGGTCCGCCGCATGAACGGCCTCGGCATCAACCAGGGCACCAGCGGCAATGCCAGCGTGCGGTGGGGCGAGGGGATGCTCATCACCCCCTCCGGCCTTCCGTATGAGGCGATGGAGCCCGAGGACGTGGTGGCCGTCCGCCTCGCCGACGGCGACTGCACCGCCCGCAATGGCCTCAAGCCGTCCAGCGAATGGCGCTTCCACCGGGATATCCTGGCGGCGCGGCCGGACCTGAACGCGCTCGTCCACACCCATGGCCGGGCGGTGACGACGCTCGCGTGCCTGCACCAGGACATTCCCGCGTTTCACTACATGGTGGCGGTGGCCGGCGGCGACACGATCCGCTGCGCGCCCTATGCCCTGTTCGGCACGCAGGCGCTTTCGGATCACGCGCTGAAGGCGCTCGACGGGCGCAAGGCCTGCCTGCTCGCCAATCACGGCATGATCGCCTGCGACGCCTCGCTGGACAAGGCGCTGGCGCTGGCGGTGGAGGTCGAGACCCTGGCGGACACCTACTGGCGTTGCCTGCAGGTGACGCGCCCGGCGATCCTCAACTCGGGGCAAATGGCCGAGGTGCTGGAGAAGTTCAAAACCTACGGCCGGCGCCAGACCTGA
- the mtnA gene encoding S-methyl-5-thioribose-1-phosphate isomerase, with protein sequence MLVDGTPYRTIWPNADGSVGIIDQTRLPHAFETRSLRVLPEAAEAIRAMLVRGAPLIGATAAYGMALAMRDDPSDAGLALAYETLYATRPTAVNLRWALDDLRARLSALTPAERAAVAWARAGAIADEDAAICEAIGDHGLPLIRDAAAAKEPGETVHILTHCNAGWLATVDWGTALAPIYKAHDAGIPVHVWVDETRPRNQGASLTAWELGRHGVPHTLVVDNAGGHLMQRGQVDLCIVGTDRTTAAGDVCNKIGTYLKALAASAHGVPFYVALPGPTIDWTLTDGLAIPIEERAEAEVTEMWGKTPAGDLTRVRITPETTPAANPAFDVTPAALVTALVTERGVCAASADGLADLFPEQAAA encoded by the coding sequence ATGTTGGTGGACGGCACCCCTTACCGCACCATCTGGCCGAATGCCGATGGCTCGGTCGGCATTATCGACCAGACCCGCCTGCCGCACGCGTTCGAGACCCGCAGCCTGCGCGTCCTGCCGGAGGCCGCGGAGGCGATCCGGGCCATGCTGGTGCGCGGCGCCCCGCTGATCGGGGCGACGGCCGCCTATGGCATGGCGCTGGCGATGCGGGACGATCCCAGCGACGCCGGCCTCGCCCTTGCCTATGAGACGCTCTACGCGACGCGCCCGACGGCGGTGAATCTGCGCTGGGCGCTGGACGACCTGCGTGCCCGCCTCTCGGCCCTGACGCCGGCGGAGCGGGCGGCGGTTGCCTGGGCGCGGGCCGGCGCAATCGCCGACGAGGATGCGGCCATCTGCGAGGCCATCGGCGACCACGGCCTGCCCCTGATCCGCGACGCCGCCGCGGCGAAGGAACCGGGCGAGACCGTCCATATCCTGACCCATTGCAACGCCGGCTGGCTGGCGACGGTGGACTGGGGCACGGCGCTGGCGCCGATCTACAAGGCGCACGACGCCGGCATTCCCGTGCATGTCTGGGTCGACGAGACCCGGCCGCGCAACCAGGGCGCCTCGCTGACCGCCTGGGAGTTGGGCCGCCACGGCGTGCCGCACACGCTGGTGGTCGACAATGCCGGCGGCCACCTGATGCAGCGCGGCCAGGTCGACCTCTGCATTGTCGGCACCGACCGGACGACGGCGGCGGGCGATGTCTGCAACAAGATCGGCACCTATCTGAAGGCGCTGGCGGCGTCGGCCCACGGCGTGCCGTTCTATGTCGCCCTGCCGGGCCCGACCATCGACTGGACCCTGACCGACGGCCTCGCCATTCCCATCGAGGAACGGGCCGAGGCCGAAGTGACCGAGATGTGGGGCAAGACGCCGGCGGGCGATCTCACCCGCGTTCGCATCACGCCGGAGACGACGCCGGCGGCCAACCCGGCCTTCGACGTCACACCCGCGGCACTGGTGACGGCACTGGTGACCGAGCGTGGTGTTTGTGCCGCGTCGGCTGACGGGCTCGCGGACCTGTTTCCGGAGCAGGCGGCGGCATGA
- a CDS encoding S-methyl-5'-thioadenosine phosphorylase — translation MAHPPGTPPVIGIIGGSGIYEIDGLENVRWQRVHSPFGVASDAVMHGELNGQQLVFLPRHGRGHRIPPSDLNFRANIDVLKRCGVTEIISLSAVGSLKEELPPGTFVLVDQFIDRTFAREKSFFGTGCVAHVSMADPTCARLIDALAEAAAAVGIAAVRGGTYLTMEGPQFSTRAESELYRSWGCSVIGMTNMPEAKLAREAEMCYATVAMVTDYDCWHDGHDDVTVQQVVKVLGENAEKAKTLVQAVIPRLEGRKESCSSGCHTALDLAIITPPHATDSEVVARLDAVAGRILGH, via the coding sequence ATGGCCCATCCCCCAGGGACCCCGCCGGTCATCGGTATTATCGGCGGCAGCGGCATTTACGAGATCGACGGGCTGGAGAATGTGCGCTGGCAGCGCGTGCATTCGCCGTTCGGCGTCGCCTCCGACGCGGTGATGCACGGCGAACTGAACGGCCAGCAACTGGTCTTCCTGCCCCGCCATGGCCGCGGCCACCGCATCCCGCCCTCGGACCTGAACTTCCGCGCCAATATCGACGTGCTGAAGCGCTGTGGCGTGACCGAGATCATCTCGCTGTCCGCGGTCGGCTCGCTGAAGGAGGAGTTGCCGCCGGGCACTTTCGTGCTGGTGGACCAGTTCATCGACCGCACCTTCGCCCGCGAGAAGAGCTTTTTCGGAACCGGCTGCGTCGCCCATGTCTCCATGGCCGACCCGACCTGCGCGCGCCTGATCGATGCCCTGGCCGAGGCGGCCGCGGCGGTCGGGATCGCAGCGGTGCGCGGCGGCACCTATCTGACCATGGAAGGGCCGCAATTTTCCACCCGCGCCGAATCGGAACTGTATCGGTCCTGGGGCTGCTCCGTCATCGGCATGACCAACATGCCGGAGGCCAAATTGGCGCGCGAGGCGGAAATGTGTTACGCGACCGTCGCCATGGTCACCGACTACGATTGCTGGCACGACGGCCATGACGACGTCACCGTGCAACAGGTGGTCAAGGTGCTGGGCGAGAATGCAGAGAAGGCGAAGACGCTGGTGCAGGCGGTGATCCCGCGGCTGGAGGGCCGCAAGGAGTCCTGTTCCAGCGGCTGCCATACCGCCTTGGACCTGGCGATCATCACGCCGCCGCATGCGACGGATTCCGAAGTCGTGGCGCGGCTCGACGCCGTGGCCGGCCGCATACTGGGGCACTGA
- a CDS encoding cytochrome c1, which translates to MRILRFAQAAVAAAAVAFALPASVQAAGGGTEIASQDWSFSGVFGTIDRAAAQRGYQVYKEVCAGCHSMNLMHYRDLAGIGLPAETIKALASQADIATTNDDGDATTRPRRPSDPFPAPFANEKQARASNGGALPPDLSLMAKARENGPNYIYALLTGFHEPPPGFNVIEGMHYNVAFDGHQIAMAPPLFDDAVTYADGTKASLDQMAHDVSTFLMFTAEPHFDERKRMGLKVVLFLLVLSVMLYFVKKKVWADVH; encoded by the coding sequence ATGCGTATCCTTCGCTTCGCCCAGGCGGCCGTTGCCGCCGCTGCGGTCGCGTTCGCGCTGCCGGCGTCGGTTCAGGCGGCCGGCGGTGGGACCGAGATTGCCAGCCAGGACTGGTCGTTCAGCGGTGTGTTCGGCACGATCGATCGTGCCGCCGCACAGCGCGGCTATCAGGTCTACAAGGAGGTCTGCGCCGGCTGCCACTCCATGAACCTGATGCATTATCGCGACCTGGCCGGCATCGGCCTGCCCGCGGAGACCATCAAGGCTCTGGCGTCGCAGGCGGATATCGCGACGACCAACGACGATGGCGATGCGACGACGCGGCCGCGTCGTCCGTCCGACCCGTTCCCGGCGCCGTTCGCCAACGAAAAGCAGGCCCGCGCCTCGAACGGGGGCGCCTTGCCGCCGGACCTGTCGTTGATGGCCAAGGCGCGCGAGAACGGCCCGAACTACATCTACGCCCTGCTGACCGGCTTTCACGAGCCGCCGCCCGGGTTCAATGTGATCGAAGGCATGCACTACAATGTGGCCTTCGACGGGCATCAGATCGCGATGGCGCCGCCATTGTTCGACGACGCGGTGACGTATGCGGACGGGACCAAGGCCTCGCTCGATCAGATGGCGCACGACGTCTCGACCTTCCTGATGTTCACGGCCGAGCCGCATTTCGATGAGCGCAAGCGCATGGGCCTGAAAGTGGTGCTGTTCCTGCTGGTGCTGAGTGTCATGCTCTACTTCGTGAAGAAGAAAGTCTGGGCAGACGTGCACTAG